The Liquorilactobacillus nagelii DSM 13675 DNA window GAAGAAAAAGATTATCCAGGAGAATTATTAGTAGATAAATTAATTGCTGCTCAGGTTCCCAGTGGGCCACTTTATGGTCAACTTAAAGCTGGGAAAAAAGTTACTTTAGCAGATGGCCGTGTCCTAGACGGGCGAGACTATTTAGGTGAAACACGTAAAGGACGAATTATTGCTATTTTAGGCGATACTCGTCAAACACCGGCAATCGCAAAGTTGGCTCAAAACGCTGATGTGTTGGTTCATGAGAGTACCTTTGGAAGAGGAGAAGCTCACTTGGCTCATGATTATTATCACTCAACTTGTATGGAAGCTGCTCAGTGTGCTTTAAGATGTCAAGTAAAGCAACTATTCTTGACTCATATTTCAGCGCGTTATGTTGGAATTCAAGCTTTGCAGTTAGCTAAAGATGCTAGCAAGGTTTTTCCTAAAACTAAGGTTGTCAAAGATTTTGATGTTTTTACTGTCCCATTTCCTACTAGAAAGCGAGGAGTTCATTCATGAAAGGATATAGTCAGTTAAAAGATTTGCGAAACCGGATTGCCGTTGTTACAGGAGCTTCTTCAGGGTTAGGCGAACAAGTAGCTTATCAGCTAGCACAAAAAGGAGCAATAGTAGTTGTTTGCGCTCGTAGATTAGAACGTTTGAAACAAGTTAGTCAACGTTGTCAGCAGCTCTCTGGTCGCTTAGCATTGCCATTACAACTAGATGTTAGTGACCCGGCAGCAGTTGAAGCGGCGGTGGATCAGATTGAAACTGACTTGGGACCGATTGCAATTTTGGTTAATGATGCTGGTTTTGGCTTAATGGAGAATTTCTTAGATTTTGAAATGGCTGTTACAGAAAAAATGTTTCGGGTCAACGTTTTAGGGTTAATGTACCTGACACGTTTTGTTGGTTTGAAAATGGCGGAACGTCAAGTGGGAGCGATTATTAATGTTGCTTCTATTGCAGCTAAAATTGCTACTCCTAAGTCGGCAGTTTACGCCGCAACCAAAGCGGCAGTTTTAGCCTTTTCAAATGCTTTACGGTTGGAATTAAAACCACTTGGCATTTCTGTTTTAACGGTTAATCCGGGGCCAATCAAAACAGAGTTCTTTTCAATTGCTGACCGCGGAGGACATTATCTAGATAAAGTTGATTGGCTGTCCTTGAATCCTCAGGAAGTTGCTGAAAAAATTGTTAGAGCAATCGGCACAAGTCGACGAGAACTTAATCTGCCATACTTGTTTGAGGCAGCTTATCACTTTTACAATCTTTTTCCTCGAGTTGGTGATTGCTTAGCAGGTGGCTTGTTTAACAAAAAGTGAGAAGGGGATTGGAATGAAAAATCAGTGGCGTTTATTAAGCGCAATTTTTTTAACATTAATAATTGTTGTATTTGCATTGTTGAATACGCAAAAGGTTAAATTAGATTTATTTTTGTGGCAGCCGGAATTTCCTTTAGTTTTAGTGGTGATTTTGGCAGTTCTGTTGGGTGTTTTGATTGCGGTTTTACTTTCAATGGTTACTATTTATCAATTGAGAAAAGAAATTAAGGAATTTCAAACTCGTGAAGCACAGTTGGATGCTGAGTATCAAGATAAGTATCAAAAAAAATTAACGGATACACAAGTTAAATATCAACAACAAATTAATCAACTTAAAAATAAAATCGCTAAACAGTAGGGAGAGCATTTTTAGTGTTTGAGGCAAAATATCATTGGGTTGCAGCTTCTGCGGTAGATGAAACTGAAATTAAAAATTTAAGTCAAGCGTTGAAAGTAGATTCATTAACTGCTAGATTATTGCTGCAGCGTGGTGTAAAAACTCCAGCTGAAGCAGAAATTTTCTTGAATCCCACGCTAGCACAAATTGATGACCCTTTTAAAATGCATGATATGCAGCGGGCGGTTGAAAGAATTCAGCAGGCAATTGCTACCGGTGAACAAATAACAATCTATGGTGACTATGATGTTGATGGCATCAGCAGCACAGCGGTTGTTTATGAAGCGTTGATGGAGCTGGGAGCCAAAGTTGATTATTATATTCCAAATCGTTTTAAAGATGGCTATGGACCCAATCTTGAACGTTATCAGCAATTAATTCAAGAAAAAACTGAGTTATTAATTACAGTCGACAATGGTGTCGCTGGTGCAAGTGCAGTTGAATTTGCCCAAAAAGCAGGTGTTGATGTTATTATTACAGATCATCATGCTTTGCCAGCAAAACTGCCAGCAGCTTACGCGATTGTCCATCCCCGCTATCCAGGCAGTGAGTATTCTTGCCCTAATTTAGCTGGAGTTGGGGTTGCTTTTAAATTAGTTTCCGCTCTGTTGGATGAAGTACCACAAGAAATGTTGGATTTAGTTGTCTTAGGAACGATTGCTGATTTAGTTGATTTAACCGGTGAAAATCGGGCCCTTGTTAAATTTGGTTTATTAGCTTTACAGCAAACTCAAAGACCTGGTTTATTAGCTTTAGCAGCTAATGCTAAGTTGGATCTAACCCAAGCAGATCCGGAAACGATTTCTTTTGGTTTGGCACCAAGATTGAATTCCTTAGGCCGTTTGGCAAGTGGACAACCAGGTGTCGAGTTATTAACGACCTTTGCGGAAGATAAGGCTGCGGAAATTGCAACTAAAATTGAGCAACTGAATCAAAAGCGGCAACAAGAAACCGAAAAAATCACTACAGCTGCTATGAACCAATTAACTAATAATGGTGGGCGACACTTAGTTAATGTAGTGGCAGGAGCAGATTGGAATCCTGGCTTGGTCGGAATTGTTGCTAGTCGTTTAGTTGAGAAAACACAGCGACCAACTTTGGTTTTGGGAATTGATGCGAAAACTGGATTAGCAAAAGGTTCTGGTCGATCAATTGCGGCGTTTGATTTATTTGCAGCTCTTGATCCGCAACGTCAACTGTTCGAAGCTTTTGGTGGGCATCAACAAGCTTGCGGCTTAACAATCAAAAAGGAGCAATTGCCACAATTACAGCGAGCACTCGATCAAGCAGCTGATCAGCAACAGATAAAAACAGCAGGTAAAGACAAATTGGTAATAGCTGCTAGCTTACCAATTACTGAAATTGATCCAAAATTAATCAAGCAAATTAATTTATTACAACCTTTTGGACCGGGAAACCCAGCACCAACATTTTCTTTTACAGATTTTAATGTAGTCCAGCCAAGAATGATTGGCAAAAAAAAGAATCATTTGCAATTCAAATTGCAGGGCGAAAAGCACTCGATCACAGCAATTGATTTTTTTGCGGGTGAACAAGGAGAGGCATTCATCAGACAACCGACAGCATTTAAGTTTGTGGGGCATTTAACCCTTAATAGGTGGAAGAATCAGTTAAATCCGCAAATTATGGTGGCTGATCTAGCTTGTGACAGTCCTGTCGTGATTGATCAACGAACATTAAAATTGTCACGAAAGTTATTTCAGCAATCCGCTACTTACTTTTTCTTTGAAGAGCGGCATTATAAATTGTTGAAAACCTATTTGCCCCTCAATGGTCAGCTAGTAATTGGCAAGAAACAACTACTTAGCCAACATTTTGCACGCTTGGTGATTGTTGATTGTCCACCATCAATTTCGGAAGGTGAACAAATATTTTCTCAACTGCAAGTTGACCAACTAGAATTGATTTTTTATCCATTTAATTTACAAGCTGGAATAAAAATTCCAACACGAACAGAACTAGCTCAAGTCTACCGCTATGTTGTTAATCATCAGCAAATTCAAATAACCAATAACGTAGAAAAAATGGCAGCTTATTTGCAAGTTAAACCACAGCAGTTGAATTTCATCTTACAGATGTTTTTTGAAGCAGGATTTGTTAAAATAGATAACGGACTGATGACTGGTTGTACAAGTCAGCGGAAGATTGATTTGACGAAATTGGACAGTTACCGTTCGAGATTACAACAGCTTAAGTCGGAAAAAATTTTGATTCAAGGCAAATCAGCTGGCTTAACCAACTGGATCTTACGACTTTTGACTAACTAAAGGAGCGTTTTAGAGCATGGCAGTAGATTTAACTAAATACGTTGCAAGCATTCCGGATTTTCCTGAAAAAGGGATTGTTTTTCGTGATTTATCTCCTCTGATGGCTGATGGAACTGCATATAAGCAGGCAACTGATCAAATTGTGCAATTTGCTAAGGATAAAAATGTGGAAATGATTGTCGGACCTGAAGCTCGAGGATTTATTGTCGGCTGTCCAGTCGCTTATGAATTAGGTGTTGGCTTTTCTCCGGCAAGAAAAAAAGGAAAATTGCCTCGTGAAACAGTAGAAGCTAGTTATCAATTAGAATATGGCACTGCTGAATTGTATTTGCATCGAGATGCAGTGAAACCGGGGCAACGAGTTCTTGTCGCCGATGATCTATTGGCAACCGGTGGTACAATTGGTGCAACAATTGATTTAGTTAAGCAATTAGGCGGAGTTGTAGTTGGTTGTGCTTTTATTATTGAATTAGATGCACTAAAAGGACGAGACCGCATTAAAGACTATGACGTATTAAGCTTGATGC harbors:
- the rnz gene encoding ribonuclease Z; this translates as MELEFLGTGAGSPAKSRNVSSVALKLLEEINEIWLFDVGEGTQHQILRTTIKPRKISKIFITHLHGDHLFGLPGFLSSRSFQGAQKNEPLVIFGPRGIADFVKTSMRVSQSKLSYPIKFVELTQDGLIFENSRFRVYAAHLNHRIECFGYRIEEKDYPGELLVDKLIAAQVPSGPLYGQLKAGKKVTLADGRVLDGRDYLGETRKGRIIAILGDTRQTPAIAKLAQNADVLVHESTFGRGEAHLAHDYYHSTCMEAAQCALRCQVKQLFLTHISARYVGIQALQLAKDASKVFPKTKVVKDFDVFTVPFPTRKRGVHS
- a CDS encoding lipopolysaccharide assembly protein LapA domain-containing protein → MKNQWRLLSAIFLTLIIVVFALLNTQKVKLDLFLWQPEFPLVLVVILAVLLGVLIAVLLSMVTIYQLRKEIKEFQTREAQLDAEYQDKYQKKLTDTQVKYQQQINQLKNKIAKQ
- a CDS encoding SDR family NAD(P)-dependent oxidoreductase, giving the protein MKGYSQLKDLRNRIAVVTGASSGLGEQVAYQLAQKGAIVVVCARRLERLKQVSQRCQQLSGRLALPLQLDVSDPAAVEAAVDQIETDLGPIAILVNDAGFGLMENFLDFEMAVTEKMFRVNVLGLMYLTRFVGLKMAERQVGAIINVASIAAKIATPKSAVYAATKAAVLAFSNALRLELKPLGISVLTVNPGPIKTEFFSIADRGGHYLDKVDWLSLNPQEVAEKIVRAIGTSRRELNLPYLFEAAYHFYNLFPRVGDCLAGGLFNKK
- a CDS encoding adenine phosphoribosyltransferase, with the translated sequence MAVDLTKYVASIPDFPEKGIVFRDLSPLMADGTAYKQATDQIVQFAKDKNVEMIVGPEARGFIVGCPVAYELGVGFSPARKKGKLPRETVEASYQLEYGTAELYLHRDAVKPGQRVLVADDLLATGGTIGATIDLVKQLGGVVVGCAFIIELDALKGRDRIKDYDVLSLMHY
- the recJ gene encoding single-stranded-DNA-specific exonuclease RecJ produces the protein MFEAKYHWVAASAVDETEIKNLSQALKVDSLTARLLLQRGVKTPAEAEIFLNPTLAQIDDPFKMHDMQRAVERIQQAIATGEQITIYGDYDVDGISSTAVVYEALMELGAKVDYYIPNRFKDGYGPNLERYQQLIQEKTELLITVDNGVAGASAVEFAQKAGVDVIITDHHALPAKLPAAYAIVHPRYPGSEYSCPNLAGVGVAFKLVSALLDEVPQEMLDLVVLGTIADLVDLTGENRALVKFGLLALQQTQRPGLLALAANAKLDLTQADPETISFGLAPRLNSLGRLASGQPGVELLTTFAEDKAAEIATKIEQLNQKRQQETEKITTAAMNQLTNNGGRHLVNVVAGADWNPGLVGIVASRLVEKTQRPTLVLGIDAKTGLAKGSGRSIAAFDLFAALDPQRQLFEAFGGHQQACGLTIKKEQLPQLQRALDQAADQQQIKTAGKDKLVIAASLPITEIDPKLIKQINLLQPFGPGNPAPTFSFTDFNVVQPRMIGKKKNHLQFKLQGEKHSITAIDFFAGEQGEAFIRQPTAFKFVGHLTLNRWKNQLNPQIMVADLACDSPVVIDQRTLKLSRKLFQQSATYFFFEERHYKLLKTYLPLNGQLVIGKKQLLSQHFARLVIVDCPPSISEGEQIFSQLQVDQLELIFYPFNLQAGIKIPTRTELAQVYRYVVNHQQIQITNNVEKMAAYLQVKPQQLNFILQMFFEAGFVKIDNGLMTGCTSQRKIDLTKLDSYRSRLQQLKSEKILIQGKSAGLTNWILRLLTN